A window of the Cygnus atratus isolate AKBS03 ecotype Queensland, Australia chromosome 4, CAtr_DNAZoo_HiC_assembly, whole genome shotgun sequence genome harbors these coding sequences:
- the LRAT gene encoding lecithin retinol acyltransferase: MKKAVPQAATLLLEKLLLLAHLRPLPAADTDRGEPPPPAPPSPPPAAGCLQRGDLLEVPRTLFVHFGIYLGENRVAHLMPDILPALTDDRRQIQRVVTNKRLILGVVTKTASIRVDTVEDFAYGGSILVNHMDRLFKDRLVGSEEAARRAEKLVGATAYSLLWNNCEHFVTYCRYGAPVSLQTDKFCETVKMIIRDQRSVLASVLVGLAAVVCLGLAPSTTLPTILVTFLLWMAG; the protein is encoded by the exons ATGAAGAAGGCGGTGCCGCAGGCGGccacgctgctgctggagaagctgctgctcctcgcACACCTCcggccgctgcccgccgccgaCACCGACcggggggagccgccgccgccggcacCGCCGtcgccgccgccggccgccgggTGCTTGCAGCGGGGCGACCTGCTGGAGGTGCCGCGCACCCTCTTCGTCCACTTCGGCATCTACTTGGGCGAGAACCGCGTGGCCCACCTGATGCCCGACATCCTGCCCGCCCTCACCGACGACCGGCGGCAGATCCAGCGGGTGGTGACCAACAAGCGCCTCATCCTGGGCGTCGTCACCAAGACGGCCAGCATCCGCGTGGACACGGTGGAGGACTTCGCCTACGGCGGCAGCATCCTGGTCAACCACATGGACCGGCTCTTCAAGGACCGCCTGGTGGGCAGCGAGGAGGCTGCCCGCCGCGCCGAGAAGCTGGTGGGAGCCACGGCCTACAGCCTGCTCTGGAACAACTGCGAGCACTTCGTCACCTACTGCCGCTACGGCGCCCCGGTCAGCCTGCAGACCGACAAG TTCTGCGAGACCGTGAAGATGATCATCCGCGACCAGAGGAGCGTGCTCGCCTCGGTGCTGGTGGGCTTGGCGGCGGTGGTCTGCCTGGGCCTGGCGCCCTCCACCACGCTGCCCACCATCCTCGTTACCTTCTTGCTGTGGATGGCGGGCTGA